In Chitinophagaceae bacterium, the genomic window TTTAAAAATTGAGAAAAAAATTGCTGCATCAGGCCATGATACGCATGATGTAAAAGCATCTGCGTATGATTATAACAATTTACCCGATTGTTGTAAATATAACCGTAAAAGCCCTTCGGGCCCCGCAGGTATTAACGATGAAGCTGGCTTTGCAGCTAGCGGCATTCTTACCGGAGTAGTAATGGAAGAAAATAAAAAAGGGTCTTTTACCCCTATTGGTAATGCATCTATCCATAGCCTGCACAATAATAACATGATAATGACAGACAGTAACGGTGTATTTCGTTTTACCACGCAAATACCCACCCAGCTGGTAATTAGCTATGTAGGCTTTAAGTCAGACACGGTAAGTATTACCAGCTTAAGCGAAATAAAAGTAATTCTCAAAAACTCCTCTACCACAAACCTTGGAGCAGTAATTGTAAAATCAAAAAGGCCGTCAACCTACATTTCAAATTTAAGCACCTTAAATACATTAACCATTACTTCAAAAGAGCTCACCAAAGCTGCTTGCTGCAACCTTTCCGAAAGTTTCGAAACCAGCCCATCGGTAGATGTAAATTATTCCGATGGCGTTACCGGTTTAAAACAAATCCAACTCCTTGGTTTATCTGGTAGCTACTCACAATTAATTACTGAAAATGTACCGGAAATAAGGGGGCTTACCGGAACTTTTGGCCTCAACTTTGTACCCGGTACCTGGCTGGAAAGTATTGAAGTAACCAAAGGCATAGGCAGCGTGGTAAATGGTTATGAAAGTATTAGCGGGCAAATTAATATTGAAGAAAAAAAACCTGATAAAGCTGAAAAATTATTACTTAACGGCTATGCCAATAATATGGGAAGGCTGGAAAGCAACCTCAACTTAATCCATAAATTAAATGATAAATGGAGCACTGCACTGCTCTCCCATTACAGTACCGCAATTGCCAAAAACGATAATAACAAAGACGGCTTTTTAGATATGCCTATGGGCAGGCAAATAAACCTTATTAACCGCTGGAAATATATGGACAACAAAGGCTGGATAGTGCAACTGGCCATAAAAGCGGTGAATGACAAAAAGCAGGCAGGCGAAGTAGATTTTAATCCAAACAAAGATAAATTTACCAGCAACCACTACGGCTTGGGTTATAACATTGAGCAATATACCGCTACTGCAAAAATTGGCTTTTCGTTTCCACAAAAAAAATTCAAAAGCCTGGGCCTTATACTTTCTGCAACAGATTTTAAAAATGAAGCTTATTATGGCATGAGGCCTTACACAGGAAAACAAAATACTTTATATGGTAACCTCATTTATCAATCCATTATAGGAAACAGTTTTCATAAATTTAGAACCGGCTTAAGTTTTACCAATGAAAACGTAAAGGAAAACTTCATCAATAAAAATTTTAAAAGAAGGGAAACCGTACCCGGTGCTTTTTTTGAATATACCATGAGTGCAATTACTAATTTTACCGCTATTGCCGGCATTCGTGCAGACCAACACAATGAATATGGTTTTTTGGTAACCCCTCGCCTGCACTTAAAATATGATATTGACAAAAACAGCAGCTTTAGGTTTACAGCAGGCTCCGGCTTTAGAACTGCCAATATTTTTGCAGATAATATCAGCCATTTGGCAAGTAACCGTAATTTTTTAATACAGTCGCAAAATAATTACGGCTATGGCCTCGGCTATGAAAAAGCCTGGAACTTTGGGCTCAATTTTACCCATAAATTTCGAATCAATACCAACCATGGCAGTTTGAGTATTGATGCTTACCGTACAAATTTTAACAAGCAAACAGTAATTGACGTTGACGCAAATCCGCAACAGGTAAATATTTATCCGTTACAGGGCAAATCTTATTCAAGCAGCATACAAGCCGAATTAAATTATTCCCCTTTGGATAGGTTCGATATACGCCTCGCTTACCGCTACCTTGATGTAAAAACAAAATACATGAGCGGAACACTTGCCAAACCACTTATTGCAAAGCATCGGGCATTTATTAACCTTGCATACGAAACAGAATCCAATTGGAAATTTGACTATACTACACAATGGAACGGCAAAAAAAGGATACCAAATACATCATCGAACCCGACAGATAAGCAAATGGCAGATTTTTCGCCAGCTTATATTCAAATGATGGCGCAGGTTACTAAAACGTTGGGTACAAAATGGGACCTTTATGCTGGTGCAGAAAATATAACCAATTACACCCAAAAAAATATTATTATTTCTGCCGATGACCCATTCAGTCCTTACTTTGATGCGGGCATGGTATGGGGGCCTGTTAATGAAAGAATCATTTATTTTGGCTTCAGGTTTAAAATTAAATAAGTATAAGTGTAGCGCTTTTATTATTTTACCGGTATGAACGAATCAAAAACAAAAGACTACAAAAGCATAATAATTATCGCACTGCTCCTGGTAATTATAATGCTTTTGGTTTTTAAAAATTATAAACCCGCAACAAAAGATATTGATACGCCTAAAAACCCACCGGCAATTGAAGACAACAGGAAGCCCGAAAACAATACGGGCAACAAAGAAATGAAGCCTGAAAATAATAACCAGGTAAATGATATAGATCAACTTACAAAGACCGATGTAGTGGTAGCTTTTGTAAAAAAACACGTAAAATTACCAGATTATTATATCACTAAGCAGCAAGCAAGGCGCCGTGGGTGGAATGCTTCAAAAGGAAACCTTTGCAACGTATTACCGGGCAAAGCCATTGGTGGCGATATTTTTACCAATAGAGAAGGACAATTACCCCAAAAAAAAGGAAGAAAATGGTTTGAGGCAGATTTAAATTATAATTGCGGCCATCGTAATGCAGACCGGTTGCTGTTTTCCGGCGATGGATTATTGTTTGTAACCTTTGATCATTATAAAACCTTTACCCAAAAATGAACAGGCTGGTAAAAATAGATTTTCAACAAATACATACCTGGAAAAAACTTTACAGGGAAATAAAACATCAATTGAATTTGCCTGAACATTTTGGCAATAACCTTGATGCACTTTATGATTGCCTTACCGGGTATATTGAGCTGCCGGCAAAAATAAAATTCCTGAACCTGGGCCCTTTTCATTTAAAAAAATTTGAAAAATTAATTACTGTTTTTGAAGATGCCGAAACAGAATTAAACAGCGAGTTGAAATTTAGTTATTCCATTAAACAAGACGAAGAAGATATAGGATAAAAAAAGGGTGCAACAAGTTTATATAAAATAAAATTTGGTACACCCTTCCTTTTAAAATGTGGAGCCGACCGGGCTCGAACCGGTGTCCAAACAAACCCATCGTAAGCTTTCTACATGTTTATTTATGCATTAATTGTAGGGAAACAGCCGGAACATAACAAACCAACTATTTCCTTAGATGTTTATCTTAAGCAACAGTAACATCATGCTGCTGCAGCAACCTGTTTTGTTTGTTGAGTCGGCGGCGGCATCTGGAAACAGGCAATCCTGTGCTGCGGCCCAAATGACTATCTAATCACTGATTAGGCAGCCATGGCATACGAAGTATTGCCATTTAAAGTTTTCGTATTCAGATTTAACTGCTAATTACGCAACGCAGTACATGCTTACACCTACAAAGAACTTTGCTGTCAAAACCAAAACGGCCCCAATTGAACTTAATCTTTCAAATTAAGCCAGCCTGCAAATTTACGAATTAGCTTTTTGATTTAATGTTAATTTTCAAATTTCATTTGCTTCTGCAAGCCAAATTATTTGCATTTAAACGGCTACTTTTGCTCAATGCCTGATGTTTTTTACAACAAAAGACTGGAAACGCTCCAATTGGAACAAAAAATATTGAACACCAAAAAAAAGTACTTTGGCATTTTTCGGCTGGGTGCATTGGTAGCTTTATTTGTTTCGCTTTATATTTTATGGGATATTGGGTGGTGGGCAATATTTATAGCAGCGCTCCTTTTAATAATTTTATTTACCCGTTTGGTTTTAAAAGACTTGAACAATAAACAGGCTTTGGAAGATAATGAAAGGTTAATTGACATTAACGAGGACGAACGGAATGCTTTAAACGGGGAATATTTTCAATTTGAGCCGGGAGCCCAATACCATCATAAAGACCATCCTTATAGCAACGATCTTGATATTTTTGAACATGCTTCATTATTTCAATACCTAAACCGGAGTTTTACAGAACCAGGCAGTGATAATTTAGCTCAAATGCTGGCACAATCAGCCAATTTTGATTTAATAAAAAAGAGGCAACAAGCTATTAACGAGCTTTCTCAAAAACAAATATGGATACAACAACTTTGCTGTATTGGTAAAAGGCAAAAATTAACCAATAACTCTGCATCCATTTTAGAAAGCTGGATGCAGCAACCTACATCCTTTATCCAGTTCAGGCATTGGCAATGGCTAAGGTATGTTTTGCCTGCAATAGCATTGCTGGCTTTTGCGACTACCATATTTGGTTATTTCCCATTAAATGGTTTTTACCTTGTATTATTTCTTATGGCAGTTGTAGCCTATCAGGTAAATAAGGTATTTTCACCCATACATAATAAATTATCTCAGGTAACTGATGAAATAGACAGTATTGCAGCAATAATTTCATTAATTGAAAAAGAAAAATTTGAGGCGCCGTTATTGCAACAAATTCTTGAGAAATTTAAAGGCAACGCTAATACTCCTGCTTCAATAGAAATTAAGAAATTAAAAACTATACTCCATAAAATGGATATGCGGTACAACCTCGTAATGGCTGCGCCGCTCAATCTTTTACTGCAATGGAACTTACAACAGGCGCTTGAACTTGAAAAATGGAAACAACAAAACCCTTCATCAATAAAAAATTGGCTGGGTGCATTGGCTGAATTTGATGCCCTTTGCAGCCTGTCCATTTTGCGTTTCAACCATCCCAAATGGGTAATGCCAGCGATACAAGAAGGGGATTTTAATATAAACGCAAATAAATTGGGGCACCCACTTATACCAGAGATAAACAGGGTGAACAACAGCATTGAAATTGCCGGAAATGAAAAAATTATGCTCATTACCGGAAGCAATATGGCTGGCAAAAGTACATACCTTAGGAGCGTAGGGATTAATATTGTATTGGCAATGGCAGGTGCACCTGTATGTGCCACAGCATTCAGCATGGCGCCGGTGCAACTCATAAGCAGTATGCGTATTACCGATAACCTGGAAGAAAACACCTCCACTTTTTATGCAGAATTAAAAAAACTAAAATCCATACTGGAAAAAGTAAATAACCGGGAGCCTGTTTTTATTTTACTGGATGAAATTCTACGGGGTACCAATTCACTGGACAGGCACACCGGATCCGTAGCACTCATTAAACAGTTAATTCGCAAAGCAGCGCCGGCAATAATTGCTACCCATGATGTTGCCCTTGCCGGTTTAGAAAAAGAACATCCCGGCAATATAAAAAACTTTCACTTTGATGTAAAGGTAACCAATGAAGAACTGCATTTTGATTATTTATTAAAGCCAGGTATTTGTACCAGCCTCAATGCATCGCTGCTCATGAAAAAAATTGGGATAGATATAGATTAATTCATTTACCAAACTGCAGCAGGGCAATCGTACCGGGCTTTTCTTTTAATGGGGTATCCAAAGTCGCCCATCCTTCTTTTACCTTTTGTTTGTAAACGCACCCTAAGTGTAAGCCCTGAAAAAAAATAGGAATCTTTGCTTTTGGGATTGCCCCTTACTGCGCCTTCGGCAGGGTATGCAGCACCATTAATTTCATCGCCACGCCAGGCAATGGCCACAGCGCCGTTTCCATAATGTTGAGACAATGATGTAGCGCTAACATAAGTAGTGCTAACATCATCTAAATAATCGGTAAAAGCTTTGCGGTATCCAAATACCACACCAATGCGTTTGTTATCGGTGATTGCCCACAATAAACCAGCACCTAATGGAATGGCAAATTGCCGTAATTTATAGGGTTTCCGGTCTTTATAAAAACCCTGGCCTTCGGTATTATAATCGGGCAAAATAATGTAGTTCCCGTTTTTGTCGTGTGTAGTAGGTTTAAACTGAAATACTGCAGCGCCTGTGTAGAAATAGGGAGAAACCTTGAAATCGTATAAATTAAAAAGGCTGTATTCAAAAGCCAAAGAAAATTCTGCAATATTACTTTCAAAAGAAAGGTTCCTGGATTTATTTTTATCGCCAAGCTTATCATCGCCTCTTATTTTACCATAAGTAAAATCTGCCCTTATGAACATCCTGTCGTTAATTTCGTTCATAATGCCCAATCCCCATGCCGGGCGGGAGTTGCGTAAAAAAAGGTTTGACCCATTCAGGTCGCCATTATAGTTACTGATTCCCCCAAAAAAGGTTGTAAAAAATTTTTGTGGGTAGGCCTGGTAACCCAAAGCAACAAATATCCATAAAGTAATATATTTTTTCATTTATAATCTCCATGGTATTTACGAAAAAATTGACTTTTTATTTTCTCATATACATTACTTCTTTTACCAGGCTCACCGTACGGGGAACATTGGGAAGATATGCTGCAACCAGGTTGGGTGCATAATGCATAGGTGCATCGGCGCTGGTGATACGCCTTATTGGAGCATCCAGGTAATCAAAGCCTTCTTTTTGTATGCGGTAAGCAATTTCGGAACTTACCGAAGCAAATGGCCATTGCTCCTCAACAATTACCAGGCGGTTGGTTTTTTTAACGCTTTCCAAAATGGTATGCCAGTCTAACGGACGAATCGTGGCCACATCAATCACCTCGGCTTCAATACCTTCTTTGGCCAGTTCTTCTGCAGCGCCCAGCGCTACTTTCATCATTTTATTAAAAGATACTATGGTTACATCTTTACCTGTTCTTTTAATAAAACATTTTCCAATGGGTAAAATATATTCTTCTTCGGGCACTTCTCCCTTTTCGCCATACATTACTTCGCTTTCCATAAATACAACGGGGTCATCGTCTCTTATGGCAGCTTTTAAAAGGCCTTTTGCATCGTAAGGGTTGCTTACTGAAATAACTTTTATGCCGGGTATATTGGCATAAAAACTTTCAAAAGCAGTTGAATGTTGTGCGCCTAACTGGCCTGCGCTGCCATTTGCACCTCGAAACACTATAGGGCAACCTACCTGCCCGCCACTCATGGCCAGCATTTTTGATGCCGTATTCAAAATTTGATCCGATGCTAAAACGGCAAAATTCCAGGTCATAAATTCTACTATCGGTCTTAGCCCGTTTTGTGCAGCGCCTACGGCTATAGCTGTAAAACCCAATTCGGCTATTGGAGTATCAATAATTCTTTTAGGCCCAAATTCATCCAGCATTCCCTGGCTTACTTTATAGGCGCCATTATATTCCGCAACCTCTTCACCCATTAAAAACACCCTTTCATCTCTCCTCATTTCTTCCGACATAGCTTCTCTCAAAGCTTCCCTGAATGCAATTTGTCGCATAATTTTATAATTCTGGTTTAAGTAAAAGTGGGCAAATTTATCTCATTAATGGCAAACGTGCAAATGGAAAAAACTGGTGGAATTGGCTCTATTATTACTAAAATTAAACTCCTGTTATTCAATTCCTATAAAAAAAACATCGGTAAAATTATGGCTCCTTTTTATCGGGCACATATAAAAAGCGCACTGCCCCACTTTTTTTCATATCGCTGCTTATCCTCAGTTCGTACTTTTGGGTGCCATCAGTTATTACCATTAAAGCAGTATTGGGCGGTATAGAGCCCAGGTTTTCTGCATACATTACCAATTCATTTACGGCATTATTATCATTATCCAAATCTACGGTTATACTCAAAGCCCCGGCAGATAAGCGCTTATGAGATAACAAAAGTTTTCCATTAAAAATTAAGGATACACTATCTCCGTCGATTTCGCCATTATCATACAGGCAAATTTTTAATTGCTTATTTTTTACAGGTATGGTTTTTACAATTGAACTTATCCGTTTTTCATAAGTTTTGGGTAAGGATATGGCAGGCAATGGTACCACAACAGGCTCTTCAATAGCACTTACTACCGGGTCTATTTTTCTAATGAGTGATTTTTCTCTGGCAATGACGGGTGCTGTGGATTTTGTTTTTGCGGTGTTATCTTTAGCAATTACCGTTGCCTTTTTTACCGGATTTACGATATTTTTTTGTGGCGCTTTATTCTTTACCAAATGGTTTTTGGTTTGTGGCTTTGTGTTGTTTTTAGGTGCAACATTATTTTTTACCACCGGCATGGTATACCCTGGAATAATATCTTTCAACACCCTGCGCCGCAAACTGGTAATTCCTTTACCGCAATCCCAATCCTGCCCTTCTGCAGGAACCCAGGTACCTTCCAGCAATTCATCGTTGCCCTGTTTTGTATACTTCAATTTATGTATTTGAAAACAGTTATGAACATTCACTGGTACATTGGTTTTGGTACGCTGTATTTCTTTTACCTCCACATATTTTGTATGTGCATCATAAAAACCATTTAGTTTGCAAATGGTATAATATCTTTTTCCATTTTCGGTAAAATAAGTATAGGAATAACCGCTTACTGCTGTACCATTCATTTCGAGTTCTAAAGTATATTCACACCTGTCCCCGCCCCAGTGCATACTCGATGTACTTTTATCTATAAAAATACCTTTCCACTGCCCGGTAATTTTTTGGGCAAATCCCTCACAAAACCCATAAGTAAAAATTATTAAAATTAGTAACCGTTTAATCATATTCGATGCGGTTTTTGGCCGATTTTCAAAGTTATTCCACATTTGTTTTTCCTCTGCAAAGAGTTCGTTAAATTTGCATTCCAAAAAAATTACTACATATATTAAAAAATGATAAAGATAACCTTGCCTGATGGTTCGGTAAAAGAATTTGAAAAAGGCATTAATTCGATGGATGTGGCTAAAAGTATAAGTGAAGGATTAGCCCGAAAAGTACTGGCAACAAAAGTAAATGGCGAAGTATGGGATACCAGCCGGCCCATAAATAATGATGCTTCAATAAAATTATTAACCTGGGATGATGCCGAAGGAAAATCAACTTTTTGGCATTCGTCGGCGCATTTAATGGCCGAAGCCGTAGAAGCTGTTTTTCCAGGGGTAAAGTTTTGGGTAGGCCCGGCAATAGATAAA contains:
- a CDS encoding pyruvate dehydrogenase complex E1 component subunit beta — its product is MRQIAFREALREAMSEEMRRDERVFLMGEEVAEYNGAYKVSQGMLDEFGPKRIIDTPIAELGFTAIAVGAAQNGLRPIVEFMTWNFAVLASDQILNTASKMLAMSGGQVGCPIVFRGANGSAGQLGAQHSTAFESFYANIPGIKVISVSNPYDAKGLLKAAIRDDDPVVFMESEVMYGEKGEVPEEEYILPIGKCFIKRTGKDVTIVSFNKMMKVALGAAEELAKEGIEAEVIDVATIRPLDWHTILESVKKTNRLVIVEEQWPFASVSSEIAYRIQKEGFDYLDAPIRRITSADAPMHYAPNLVAAYLPNVPRTVSLVKEVMYMRK
- a CDS encoding TonB-dependent receptor, with the protein product MKTISLSIVFLLFTQFTYSQINLKTESFRVLGSCEMCKERIEGVAHKLKVNFAEWVIETNMLTVTYDSTKLNRLKIEKKIAASGHDTHDVKASAYDYNNLPDCCKYNRKSPSGPAGINDEAGFAASGILTGVVMEENKKGSFTPIGNASIHSLHNNNMIMTDSNGVFRFTTQIPTQLVISYVGFKSDTVSITSLSEIKVILKNSSTTNLGAVIVKSKRPSTYISNLSTLNTLTITSKELTKAACCNLSESFETSPSVDVNYSDGVTGLKQIQLLGLSGSYSQLITENVPEIRGLTGTFGLNFVPGTWLESIEVTKGIGSVVNGYESISGQINIEEKKPDKAEKLLLNGYANNMGRLESNLNLIHKLNDKWSTALLSHYSTAIAKNDNNKDGFLDMPMGRQINLINRWKYMDNKGWIVQLAIKAVNDKKQAGEVDFNPNKDKFTSNHYGLGYNIEQYTATAKIGFSFPQKKFKSLGLILSATDFKNEAYYGMRPYTGKQNTLYGNLIYQSIIGNSFHKFRTGLSFTNENVKENFINKNFKRRETVPGAFFEYTMSAITNFTAIAGIRADQHNEYGFLVTPRLHLKYDIDKNSSFRFTAGSGFRTANIFADNISHLASNRNFLIQSQNNYGYGLGYEKAWNFGLNFTHKFRINTNHGSLSIDAYRTNFNKQTVIDVDANPQQVNIYPLQGKSYSSSIQAELNYSPLDRFDIRLAYRYLDVKTKYMSGTLAKPLIAKHRAFINLAYETESNWKFDYTTQWNGKKRIPNTSSNPTDKQMADFSPAYIQMMAQVTKTLGTKWDLYAGAENITNYTQKNIIISADDPFSPYFDAGMVWGPVNERIIYFGFRFKIK
- a CDS encoding barstar family protein, producing MNRLVKIDFQQIHTWKKLYREIKHQLNLPEHFGNNLDALYDCLTGYIELPAKIKFLNLGPFHLKKFEKLITVFEDAETELNSELKFSYSIKQDEEDIG
- a CDS encoding ribonuclease, which codes for MNESKTKDYKSIIIIALLLVIIMLLVFKNYKPATKDIDTPKNPPAIEDNRKPENNTGNKEMKPENNNQVNDIDQLTKTDVVVAFVKKHVKLPDYYITKQQARRRGWNASKGNLCNVLPGKAIGGDIFTNREGQLPQKKGRKWFEADLNYNCGHRNADRLLFSGDGLLFVTFDHYKTFTQK